From a region of the Hippopotamus amphibius kiboko isolate mHipAmp2 chromosome 3, mHipAmp2.hap2, whole genome shotgun sequence genome:
- the SCGB1C1 gene encoding secretoglobin family 1C member 1: protein MKGSSALLLASLTLLCTCGLATGEDSDEVFMAFLQTLLVGSTEELYEGPLSKYDINEDAKAAMTELKSCIDGLQPVHKEELVKLLVQVLGSQDDA, encoded by the exons ATGAAGGGGAGCAGCGCCCTCCTGCTAGCGTCCCTCACCTTGCTCTGCACCTGTG GGCTGGCCACAGGGGAGGACAGCGACGAGGTATTCATGGCCTTCCTGCAAACGCTGCTGGTGGGGTCTACCGAGGAGCTCTATGAGGGGCCCCTGAGCAAGTATGACATCAATGAAGATGCCAAGGCAGCGATGACTGAGCTCAAGTCCTGCATAGATGGCCTGCAGCCCGTGCACAAGGAGGAGCTGGTCAAGCTGCTG GTGCAAGTGCTGGGCAGTCAGGATGATGCCTAA